A region of Microbacterium suwonense DNA encodes the following proteins:
- a CDS encoding carbohydrate ABC transporter permease, which translates to MSAESLNTRVAVRAITPNRRRRTSDSGVKWGSPAVYLVALVLITICITPVLYVIIGGFRTNSQITLDPSGFPAPWKLGNYGDVLASSEFWVAMLNSTISAVGTTAGAVVLGVMASYVIARYDFGGRGIMYAVFAAGLMFPVTVAITPLYILIRNLGLVNSLAGIILPQIAFALPTTIIILVPFLRAIPKELEEAASIDGASRLGFFWRMVVPLSLPGVITVGILAFVGSWNGYILPLFILSDQALFTLPLGVQNFASQYSVDTARVLAYTSLSMLPALAFFSLFERRIVGGLTGAVKG; encoded by the coding sequence ATGAGCGCCGAGAGCCTGAACACGCGGGTCGCCGTCCGGGCGATCACGCCGAACCGCCGCCGTCGCACCAGCGACTCCGGCGTCAAATGGGGCAGCCCCGCGGTGTACCTGGTCGCGCTGGTGCTGATCACGATCTGCATCACCCCGGTGCTGTACGTCATCATCGGCGGCTTCCGCACCAACTCGCAGATCACCCTCGACCCCTCAGGCTTCCCCGCACCGTGGAAGCTCGGCAACTACGGCGACGTGCTGGCCAGCTCGGAGTTCTGGGTCGCGATGCTCAACTCCACCATCTCGGCGGTCGGCACCACCGCGGGTGCGGTCGTGCTCGGCGTGATGGCCAGCTACGTGATCGCGCGGTATGACTTCGGCGGGCGCGGCATCATGTACGCGGTGTTCGCGGCAGGGCTGATGTTCCCGGTGACGGTGGCGATCACCCCGCTGTACATCCTGATCCGCAACCTCGGGCTGGTGAACAGCCTGGCCGGCATCATCCTGCCGCAGATCGCCTTCGCACTGCCGACGACGATCATCATCCTGGTGCCGTTCCTGCGGGCGATCCCCAAGGAGCTCGAAGAGGCGGCATCGATCGACGGCGCCTCGCGGCTGGGCTTCTTCTGGCGCATGGTCGTTCCGCTCAGCCTGCCCGGTGTGATCACCGTCGGCATCCTGGCGTTCGTCGGGTCGTGGAACGGCTACATCCTGCCGCTGTTCATCCTCAGCGACCAGGCGCTGTTCACCCTGCCGCTGGGCGTGCAGAACTTCGCCTCGCAGTACTCGGTCGACACCGCCCGCGTGCTGGCGTACACCTCGCTGTCGATGCTGCCCGCGCTGGCCTTCTTCAGCCTGTTCGAGCGCCGCATCGTCGGCGGACTGACCGGTGCGGTGAAGGGCTGA
- a CDS encoding glycoside hydrolase family 3 N-terminal domain-containing protein codes for MTSQIPAFPVASERVHALLAEMTLEEKAAQLVGYWLDQGGDVVAPMQNEMSKSAGALAEITRDGIGHYTRVYGTRPVDPAERAAWLWQEQRRLKSETRLGIPALVHEECLTGLAAWKAATFPTPLAWGAAFDPELVAEMGVLIGESMRALGIHQGLAPVLDVVRDPRWGRVDECIGEDPYLVGTVGTAYVEGMQSTGVHATLKHFLGYSGSKAGRNHAPVSAGPREVADVFLPPFEMAIRDGGVHSVMNSYAEIDGVPVASDPALLTGLLRDGLGFDGVVVADYFAVAFLQVMHAVAADRGEAAELALTAGIDVELPSGDAYLAPLVERVRAGLFDEAYLDRAVIRVLRQKEQLGLLDDDAFADEPPAQIDLDTPRHREVARRLASESLVLLANDGALPLAGTARRIALVGPNADRAAALQGCYSFANHVLAHHPGYVLGFEIPTVREALIAALPDTEIVHVAGCEVEGDDRSGFEAAVGAATDADVAVVVVGDQAGLFGRGTVGEGNDVESLDLPGVQRELIEALVATGTPVVMVLVTGRPYAIDWALDGDQPRPAAVLQAFFPGEAGGEAIADVLTGAVAPSGRMPVSLPRSSGSQPYSYLHPPLGGPSEVTSTDPTPLRPFGFGLSYTTFAYDDLHVQAEAATDGRFTASVTVRNTGEVAAAEIVQLYGRDLVASVTRPVTQLIGYARVQLAPGEQRRVHFDVPAARFAFSDRRMVRVVEPGELRVWAAAHAEAQAPASGAADATGGAISNQRTREQRTLPGTATAPATVRLTGAVHEVTGDDARLVTVSFE; via the coding sequence ATGACCTCGCAGATCCCGGCCTTCCCTGTTGCCTCCGAGCGCGTGCACGCGCTGCTGGCCGAGATGACGCTCGAGGAGAAGGCCGCGCAGCTGGTGGGCTACTGGCTCGACCAGGGCGGCGACGTGGTCGCGCCCATGCAGAACGAGATGTCGAAGTCGGCGGGCGCGCTCGCAGAGATCACCCGCGACGGCATCGGCCACTACACCCGCGTGTACGGCACCCGTCCGGTCGATCCCGCCGAGCGGGCGGCGTGGCTCTGGCAGGAGCAGCGGCGCCTGAAGAGCGAGACCAGGCTGGGCATCCCCGCGCTCGTGCACGAGGAGTGCCTGACCGGGCTGGCGGCGTGGAAGGCGGCGACCTTCCCCACTCCGCTGGCCTGGGGCGCAGCCTTCGACCCTGAGCTGGTGGCGGAGATGGGGGTGCTGATCGGCGAGTCCATGCGGGCGCTCGGCATCCATCAGGGGCTCGCGCCCGTGCTGGACGTGGTGCGCGACCCGCGCTGGGGCCGCGTGGACGAGTGCATCGGCGAGGACCCGTACCTGGTCGGCACCGTCGGCACGGCGTACGTCGAGGGGATGCAGTCCACCGGCGTGCACGCCACGCTGAAGCATTTCCTGGGCTATTCCGGCTCGAAGGCCGGCCGCAACCATGCGCCGGTCTCGGCGGGCCCGCGCGAGGTCGCCGACGTGTTCCTCCCGCCCTTCGAGATGGCGATCCGCGACGGCGGTGTGCACAGCGTGATGAACAGCTATGCCGAGATCGACGGGGTGCCGGTGGCATCCGATCCCGCCCTGCTCACCGGCCTGCTGCGCGACGGACTCGGGTTCGACGGCGTGGTCGTGGCCGACTACTTCGCGGTCGCGTTCCTGCAGGTGATGCACGCGGTGGCCGCCGATCGTGGCGAGGCCGCAGAGCTGGCACTCACCGCCGGCATCGATGTGGAGCTGCCCTCGGGCGACGCCTACCTCGCCCCGCTCGTCGAGCGGGTGCGTGCGGGGCTGTTCGACGAGGCCTACCTGGACCGTGCGGTCATCCGCGTTCTGCGGCAGAAGGAGCAGCTCGGTCTGCTCGACGACGACGCCTTCGCCGACGAGCCGCCCGCGCAGATCGACCTGGACACTCCACGGCACCGCGAGGTGGCGCGCCGGCTGGCGTCCGAATCGCTCGTGCTGCTGGCGAACGACGGCGCCCTGCCGCTGGCGGGCACCGCGCGCCGCATCGCGCTGGTCGGCCCGAACGCCGATCGCGCCGCCGCGCTGCAGGGATGCTATTCCTTCGCCAACCACGTGCTGGCGCACCACCCCGGGTACGTGCTGGGATTCGAGATCCCGACGGTTCGCGAGGCGCTGATCGCTGCGCTGCCGGACACCGAGATCGTGCACGTGGCCGGCTGCGAGGTCGAGGGCGATGACCGCTCGGGGTTCGAGGCCGCGGTCGGTGCGGCGACGGATGCCGATGTCGCCGTCGTCGTGGTCGGCGACCAGGCGGGGCTGTTCGGACGCGGCACGGTCGGCGAGGGGAACGACGTCGAGTCGCTCGACCTGCCCGGAGTGCAGCGCGAGCTGATCGAGGCGCTGGTCGCCACCGGCACGCCCGTGGTGATGGTGCTCGTCACCGGGCGCCCCTACGCCATCGACTGGGCGCTGGACGGCGACCAGCCGCGGCCCGCCGCGGTGCTGCAGGCGTTCTTCCCGGGCGAGGCCGGCGGCGAGGCCATCGCCGACGTGCTGACCGGCGCGGTCGCGCCGTCGGGTCGGATGCCGGTGAGCCTGCCGCGCTCATCCGGATCGCAGCCGTACAGCTACCTGCATCCGCCGCTGGGCGGCCCGTCCGAGGTGACCTCCACCGACCCGACTCCGCTGCGCCCGTTCGGGTTCGGGCTGTCGTACACGACCTTCGCGTACGACGACCTGCACGTGCAGGCCGAGGCGGCGACGGATGGCCGCTTCACGGCATCCGTGACGGTGCGCAACACCGGCGAGGTCGCCGCTGCCGAGATCGTGCAGCTCTACGGTCGCGACCTGGTCGCGAGCGTGACCCGTCCGGTCACGCAGCTGATCGGCTATGCCCGCGTGCAGCTGGCGCCGGGGGAGCAGCGCCGGGTGCACTTCGACGTGCCCGCCGCCCGCTTCGCGTTCAGCGACCGGCGCATGGTGCGCGTGGTCGAGCCGGGTGAGCTGCGGGTCTGGGCGGCGGCGCACGCCGAGGCGCAGGCCCCGGCATCCGGTGCGGCCGACGCCACCGGCGGGGCGATCTCGAACCAGCGGACACGAGAGCAGCGCACGCTTCCCGGCACCGCGACTGCACCCGCGACCGTGCGGCTGACCGGCGCGGTGCACGAGGTGACCGGTGACGACGCACGGCTGGTGACGGTGTCGTTCGAGTGA
- a CDS encoding ROK family transcriptional regulator translates to MNDRATTVEGVRRTNLGEVLRLVHHGGPRSRAVITAETGLNRSTVSDLVSRLAEAGLVREHGPDPTRRVGRPSPIVAPSPDVVALGVNPEIDAVEIGAVSLGGAIRLRERIAVDRPGVDEVVELVARTVEVWRTGDLQGCRIVGAGVAVPGLVRTEDGVVRLAPHLQWRDVDIAGPLERSLGMPVVVGNDASFGARAERLFGAAREHGDVVYLNGGASGIGGGLILHGRLIGGEGGYAGSGARPRRALPTPRIAVWTAVCWRTR, encoded by the coding sequence ATGAACGATCGTGCGACGACCGTCGAGGGGGTGCGGCGCACCAATCTCGGCGAGGTGCTGCGTCTCGTGCATCATGGCGGGCCACGATCGCGTGCGGTCATCACCGCTGAGACGGGACTGAACCGATCGACCGTGTCGGATCTGGTGTCGCGTCTGGCCGAAGCGGGGCTGGTCCGCGAGCACGGCCCCGACCCGACCCGGCGGGTGGGGCGTCCTTCTCCCATCGTCGCGCCGAGTCCCGATGTGGTCGCACTCGGCGTGAACCCCGAGATCGATGCGGTCGAGATCGGGGCGGTCTCGCTGGGCGGCGCGATCCGCCTGCGCGAGCGCATCGCCGTGGACCGACCCGGGGTGGACGAGGTCGTCGAGCTCGTCGCACGCACGGTCGAGGTGTGGCGCACCGGTGACCTGCAGGGCTGCCGGATCGTCGGCGCAGGGGTCGCCGTGCCGGGTCTGGTGCGCACCGAGGACGGCGTGGTGCGTCTGGCACCGCACCTGCAGTGGCGGGATGTGGACATCGCCGGCCCGCTGGAGCGGTCCCTGGGGATGCCCGTGGTGGTCGGCAACGACGCCTCGTTCGGCGCACGGGCGGAGCGGCTGTTCGGCGCGGCCCGCGAGCACGGCGATGTGGTCTACCTCAACGGCGGCGCCAGCGGCATCGGCGGCGGGCTGATCCTGCACGGCCGGCTCATCGGCGGCGAGGGCGGCTACGCGGGGAGTGGGGCCAGACCACGGCGAGCCTTACCGACGCCTCGGATCGCCGTGTGGACGGCGGTGTGCTGGAGGACGAGGTGA
- a CDS encoding ROK family protein, with amino-acid sequence MDGGVLEDEVNRARLVHAAGLVAPDDAQLAGALSASDDAIAEAGRQRRILAATLGNAVNVLNPSMIVLGGFLGSLRDVDRDAFDDEVRARALAASAENLELASAALGADRLLIGAADAAMQRLLADPLG; translated from the coding sequence GTGGACGGCGGTGTGCTGGAGGACGAGGTGAACCGGGCGCGGCTCGTGCACGCCGCCGGTCTGGTCGCCCCCGACGATGCGCAGCTGGCCGGCGCTCTCTCGGCATCCGACGACGCGATCGCAGAAGCGGGCCGCCAACGCCGCATCCTCGCCGCCACTCTCGGCAATGCCGTCAATGTGCTGAACCCGTCGATGATCGTGCTGGGCGGATTCCTCGGAAGCCTGCGCGATGTCGATCGGGATGCCTTCGACGACGAGGTGCGCGCCAGGGCCCTCGCCGCGTCGGCGGAGAATCTCGAACTGGCATCCGCGGCGCTGGGCGCCGACCGCCTGCTGATCGGCGCGGCGGATGCGGCCATGCAGCGGCTGCTGGCCGACCCGCTGGGCTGA
- a CDS encoding aldose 1-epimerase family protein, with protein sequence MTDPRSGRRLPIAAGRYQAEIASVGATLRALTFDGRDLIVPFEADQVRPAYRGVTLAPWPNRIVDGRYAFADAEHQLPLTEPERGQALHGLVCWADFATQEATEDRVVLTTVIAPQVGYPFRVEVQVEYRVTDAGLTQTVTGRNLGADAAPWGTGPHPYLVAGAGGVDAWTLMLPASEVLTVTPDRLSPVAVHPVVQHPEWDFRSARRIGDTFIDHAFTELTRTDGIAEARLVTDSGEGVAMTWDERCPWVQVHTADTPDPATSRRGLAVEPMTCPPDAFNSGVDLVVLEPGVAHSASWSIRAL encoded by the coding sequence GTGACCGATCCCCGATCCGGACGCCGGCTGCCCATCGCCGCCGGACGCTATCAGGCCGAGATCGCCAGCGTCGGGGCGACGCTGCGCGCCCTGACCTTCGACGGGCGCGACCTGATCGTGCCGTTCGAGGCCGATCAGGTGCGTCCCGCCTACCGCGGCGTCACCCTCGCCCCATGGCCGAACCGCATCGTCGACGGACGCTACGCCTTCGCGGACGCCGAGCACCAGCTTCCGCTCACCGAACCGGAGCGCGGGCAGGCGCTGCACGGGCTGGTCTGCTGGGCCGACTTCGCCACGCAGGAGGCGACGGAGGACCGGGTCGTGCTCACCACCGTGATCGCCCCGCAAGTGGGGTATCCGTTCCGCGTCGAGGTGCAGGTGGAGTACCGGGTCACGGATGCCGGGCTCACCCAGACCGTCACCGGACGCAACCTGGGAGCGGATGCCGCCCCCTGGGGCACCGGGCCGCATCCCTATCTGGTCGCCGGTGCCGGCGGCGTGGATGCGTGGACACTCATGCTCCCGGCATCCGAAGTGCTCACCGTCACTCCGGACCGGCTGAGCCCGGTCGCCGTGCATCCGGTCGTGCAGCACCCGGAGTGGGACTTCCGCAGCGCTCGCCGGATCGGCGACACCTTCATCGACCATGCCTTCACCGAGCTGACGCGCACAGACGGCATCGCCGAGGCCCGGCTCGTCACCGACTCCGGCGAGGGCGTCGCGATGACCTGGGACGAGCGCTGTCCGTGGGTGCAGGTGCACACGGCCGACACGCCCGATCCCGCCACGAGCCGCCGTGGTCTGGCGGTGGAACCGATGACCTGCCCGCCGGACGCCTTCAACTCCGGTGTCGACCTGGTCGTGCTGGAGCCCGGTGTCGCGCACTCCGCGAGCTGGAGCATCCGGGCGCTCTGA
- a CDS encoding histidine-type phosphatase, producing the protein MFRPTPGAECRTPSPAPEPTLRTTGNLYGTKAVYEPFQDPSTYQQAPEGYQPVLIEHVGRHGSRLLSSKKYDDLLWQLWQIAHEDGGLTELGEQFGPDLQKTIALHDEIGYGSLSARGAEEHQGIARRAVERMGPLFDKAVADGTPISIVSSGVDRAVDSADNFVIGLEKADPDLASVIQPQANDRDLLYFHDTDPDYLAYEDSDQLGDAEDALEEVPEIAAAARDVVSRLFTPEFVKRIDDGEFDLVDHGKGKKHLESVVDAGSYVYELYVIAPGMEQDAAVDMTPYMSEEDAATFALLSDGGDFYKKGPAFAGSDVTYRMAHVLVDAFLTSVEAVAAGKEAPAAEFRFAHAEEIVPLAALLELPGSTKQQPEGSCSPTRTTRGAGRRWRRWRRMCSGTSSAGRMAM; encoded by the coding sequence ATGTTCCGCCCAACCCCAGGCGCCGAGTGCCGAACCCCCAGCCCGGCACCGGAACCCACCCTCCGCACCACAGGAAACCTCTACGGCACCAAGGCGGTGTACGAGCCGTTCCAGGACCCGTCGACCTACCAGCAGGCGCCCGAAGGCTACCAGCCCGTGCTCATCGAGCACGTCGGCAGACACGGCTCGCGGCTGCTGTCGAGCAAGAAGTACGACGACCTGCTCTGGCAGCTCTGGCAGATCGCGCACGAGGACGGCGGGCTCACCGAGCTGGGTGAGCAGTTCGGGCCCGATCTCCAGAAGACCATCGCGCTCCACGACGAGATCGGCTATGGCTCGCTGAGCGCGCGCGGAGCCGAGGAGCACCAGGGCATCGCCCGTCGCGCCGTCGAGCGGATGGGCCCGCTCTTCGACAAGGCCGTGGCCGACGGCACGCCCATCAGCATCGTCTCGTCGGGCGTGGACCGCGCCGTCGACAGCGCCGACAACTTCGTGATCGGCCTGGAGAAGGCCGATCCGGACCTCGCATCCGTCATCCAGCCCCAGGCGAACGACCGCGACCTTCTCTATTTCCACGACACCGATCCCGACTACCTCGCCTACGAGGACTCCGATCAGCTCGGCGATGCCGAGGACGCGCTCGAGGAGGTGCCCGAGATCGCGGCGGCCGCCCGCGACGTCGTGAGCAGGCTGTTCACCCCCGAGTTCGTCAAGCGCATCGACGACGGCGAGTTCGACCTGGTCGATCACGGCAAGGGCAAGAAGCACCTGGAGAGCGTGGTCGACGCCGGCTCGTACGTCTACGAGCTGTATGTCATCGCACCCGGCATGGAGCAGGATGCCGCCGTCGACATGACGCCCTACATGTCCGAGGAGGACGCGGCGACCTTCGCCCTGCTCTCGGACGGCGGCGACTTCTACAAGAAGGGCCCGGCGTTCGCGGGCTCGGACGTCACATATCGGATGGCGCACGTGCTGGTGGACGCGTTCCTCACCTCCGTCGAGGCGGTCGCGGCGGGCAAGGAAGCGCCGGCCGCCGAGTTCCGCTTCGCCCATGCCGAGGAGATCGTGCCGCTGGCCGCGCTGCTCGAGCTGCCAGGCAGCACGAAGCAGCAGCCGGAGGGGAGCTGTTCACCTACGAGAACAACCCGTGGCGCGGGGCGCAGGTGGCGCCGATGGCGGCGAATGTGCAGTGGGACGTCTTCAGCGGGCCGGATGGCGATGTGA
- a CDS encoding GntR family transcriptional regulator, producing the protein MANDEPVWPDELFHDLDRAGPVPLYFQVSRRLEAAIQSGQIPSGARLENEIEIGRRLGLSRPTIRRAIQEVVDKGLLVRRRGIGTQVVQGQVTRQVELTSLYEDLRSTQHDPATQVLTHDVRPATDDVAEHLGIPVGSPVLYMRRLRSTDGIPVAVMENYLPEGLTDISRAQLEEQGLYQILRSRGVTIRVAKQRIGARSEHGDEAELLDVDRGSPLLTMQRTAYDAAGSAVEFGTHCYRPDMYSFETTLVAK; encoded by the coding sequence ATGGCGAATGATGAGCCGGTCTGGCCCGACGAGCTGTTCCACGATCTGGATCGCGCCGGCCCCGTGCCGCTGTACTTCCAGGTGTCCCGCCGTCTCGAAGCGGCCATTCAATCCGGGCAGATCCCCTCGGGCGCCAGACTCGAGAACGAGATCGAGATCGGCCGGCGCCTCGGACTGTCGCGCCCGACCATCCGCCGCGCCATCCAGGAGGTCGTCGACAAGGGCCTGCTCGTACGCCGCCGCGGGATCGGAACCCAGGTCGTGCAGGGACAGGTCACCCGCCAGGTGGAGCTCACCAGCCTGTACGAAGACCTCAGAAGCACACAGCACGATCCTGCCACGCAGGTGCTGACCCACGATGTGCGCCCCGCCACCGACGACGTCGCCGAGCATCTGGGCATTCCCGTCGGCTCTCCCGTGCTCTACATGAGGCGCCTGCGGAGCACCGACGGCATCCCGGTGGCAGTGATGGAGAACTATCTGCCCGAGGGTCTCACCGACATCTCCCGTGCGCAGCTGGAGGAGCAGGGCCTCTATCAGATCCTGCGCAGCCGCGGAGTCACCATCCGCGTCGCCAAGCAGCGGATCGGGGCGCGCAGCGAGCACGGTGACGAGGCGGAGCTGCTGGATGTCGACCGTGGAAGCCCACTGCTGACCATGCAGCGGACGGCGTACGACGCGGCAGGGAGTGCGGTCGAGTTCGGCACGCACTGCTACCGCCCCGACATGTACAGCTTCGAGACGACGCTCGTGGCCAAGTAG
- the iolC gene encoding 5-dehydro-2-deoxygluconokinase → MMGGSPEVLVMGRLGVDLYPLQSGVGLEQVDTFGKYLGGTAGNVAVATARYGHDVELVSRVGDDPFGRYLRAELRRLGVGDRLVATDPRLKTPITFCEIYPPDDFPLYFYREPKAPDMNVDSAQIDLAAVRDAQILWVTTTGLSEEPSRSAHHRAIDARDRTRHTILDLDYRPMFWERPADATAQIDRVLGQVTVAVGNQEECRVAVGEHEPVRAADALLERGVELAIVKQGPKGVLARTREETVEVPVCRVDVVNGLGAGDAFGGALCHGLLEGWSLERTVAFANAAGALVASRRECSTAMPDAVEVNALLQGV, encoded by the coding sequence ATGATGGGTGGCAGTCCTGAGGTCCTCGTGATGGGACGGCTCGGCGTGGATCTGTATCCGCTCCAGAGCGGTGTCGGCCTCGAGCAGGTGGACACCTTCGGCAAGTACCTCGGCGGAACTGCGGGCAACGTCGCCGTCGCGACCGCCCGCTATGGGCATGACGTCGAGCTCGTGTCGAGGGTCGGCGACGATCCCTTCGGCCGGTACCTGCGCGCCGAGCTGCGGCGCCTCGGGGTGGGCGATCGGCTGGTGGCGACCGATCCGCGACTGAAGACGCCGATCACCTTCTGCGAGATCTATCCGCCCGACGATTTCCCGCTGTACTTCTACCGCGAGCCGAAGGCGCCGGACATGAACGTCGACAGCGCGCAGATCGACCTCGCGGCCGTGCGCGACGCGCAGATCCTCTGGGTCACCACGACCGGCCTCAGCGAGGAGCCCAGCCGCTCGGCTCATCATCGAGCGATCGATGCCCGCGATCGCACCAGGCACACCATCCTCGACCTGGACTACCGGCCGATGTTCTGGGAGCGCCCCGCTGACGCCACCGCGCAGATCGACCGCGTGCTGGGGCAGGTCACCGTCGCGGTGGGCAACCAGGAGGAATGTCGTGTCGCGGTCGGCGAACACGAACCGGTGCGTGCCGCCGACGCTCTGCTGGAGCGCGGCGTCGAACTGGCGATCGTCAAGCAGGGTCCGAAGGGCGTGCTCGCCAGGACGCGGGAGGAGACCGTGGAAGTGCCGGTCTGCCGTGTCGACGTCGTCAACGGGCTCGGCGCCGGTGACGCCTTCGGAGGAGCCCTCTGCCACGGTCTCCTCGAGGGCTGGAGCCTGGAGCGCACGGTGGCCTTCGCCAACGCCGCTGGAGCGCTCGTCGCCTCGCGTCGAGAGTGCTCGACGGCGATGCCCGACGCCGTGGAAGTCAACGCATTGCTGCAGGGAGTATGA
- a CDS encoding Cgl0159 family (beta/alpha)8-fold protein, producing MREVRAAQPELVSAALESRRRRPVLRGDRRLFFVAADHPARGSLSVGQDKTAMADRYGLLERLAVALSHPGVDGVLGTPDIIDDLAVLGLLNDKIVVGSMNRGGLQGSCFEMDDRGTAYEVPTMVERGIDFAKALVRIDLDDPATVRTLAAIAGAVTAAAAARMPIMLEPFISRRQRGRVVNDLTPDAVIRSISIASALGSDSAFTWLKIPVVKEMDRVMASTTLPALLLGGDSDGDPDERFAAWEAALALPGVRGLTVGRTLLFPPDGDVWGAVDVAARMVHPASAAGSGAASAADSPAADTPAEHVGEHTLKERA from the coding sequence CTGCGCGAGGTCAGAGCCGCGCAGCCGGAGCTCGTCTCCGCTGCGCTGGAGTCGCGCCGGCGCCGGCCGGTGCTGCGCGGCGACCGGCGGCTGTTCTTCGTCGCGGCCGACCACCCCGCCCGCGGATCGCTGTCTGTGGGGCAGGACAAGACCGCGATGGCCGACCGCTACGGGCTGCTGGAGCGACTGGCCGTGGCGCTGAGCCACCCCGGCGTCGACGGCGTGCTCGGCACACCGGACATCATCGACGACCTCGCGGTGCTCGGCCTGCTGAACGACAAGATCGTCGTCGGCTCGATGAACAGGGGCGGGCTGCAGGGCTCCTGTTTCGAGATGGACGATCGCGGAACTGCCTACGAGGTTCCGACGATGGTCGAACGCGGCATCGACTTCGCCAAGGCGCTGGTGCGCATCGATCTCGACGACCCGGCCACCGTCCGCACCCTGGCCGCGATCGCAGGCGCCGTCACCGCCGCAGCCGCCGCCCGGATGCCGATCATGCTCGAGCCGTTCATCAGTCGGCGGCAGCGGGGACGCGTCGTCAACGACCTGACCCCGGATGCGGTGATCCGCTCCATCTCGATCGCCTCGGCGCTGGGATCCGACAGCGCCTTCACCTGGCTGAAGATCCCCGTCGTCAAGGAGATGGACCGGGTGATGGCCTCGACCACTCTTCCCGCGCTCCTTCTGGGCGGCGACTCCGATGGCGACCCCGACGAGCGGTTCGCCGCATGGGAGGCCGCTCTCGCCCTGCCCGGCGTCCGCGGACTCACCGTGGGCCGGACCCTGCTGTTCCCACCGGACGGCGATGTCTGGGGAGCCGTCGACGTGGCGGCGCGCATGGTCCATCCGGCATCCGCTGCCGGATCCGGCGCCGCATCCGCAGCTGACTCACCCGCCGCCGACACCCCCGCCGAGCACGTCGGCGAGCACACACTGAAGGAGAGAGCATGA
- the iolB gene encoding 5-deoxy-glucuronate isomerase yields the protein MSDQRWFHRRGDLSRDGWESVVDGAQPGWRHTGIRIAEIGDHDVLELSEPGVERIVVPLSGSFTVAHRNHPGAGTTTLRGRRSVFHGPTDVLYLPSGAAAQLSGAGRVAVAEAPTEQVRPWRHVQPTETPVELRGAGTSSRQVHNFGTPEALDAAELIVCEVITPAGNWSSYPPHKHDQSVPGHESRLEEIYYFEAARTRGADAAGSGGTDAADAAFGMFSTYSSPAGEIDINAMVRTGDIALVPFGYHGPAVAAPGYDLYYLNVMAGPDPERLWRISDDPAHAWVREAWKDQDVDRRLPYEDEGERQR from the coding sequence ATGAGTGACCAGCGCTGGTTCCACCGCAGAGGCGACCTCTCCCGCGACGGCTGGGAGAGCGTCGTCGACGGCGCGCAGCCCGGGTGGCGGCACACCGGCATCCGCATCGCCGAGATCGGCGACCACGACGTGCTCGAGCTCAGCGAGCCCGGCGTGGAGCGGATCGTGGTGCCGCTGAGCGGGTCGTTCACCGTCGCGCACCGCAACCATCCAGGTGCGGGCACCACGACGCTGCGCGGTCGCCGCTCGGTGTTCCACGGCCCGACCGATGTGCTGTATCTGCCCAGCGGAGCGGCGGCGCAGCTGAGCGGAGCCGGACGCGTCGCGGTGGCGGAGGCGCCCACAGAGCAGGTGCGCCCGTGGCGGCACGTGCAGCCGACCGAGACCCCGGTCGAGCTGCGCGGAGCCGGCACCTCCAGTCGCCAGGTGCACAACTTCGGCACGCCCGAGGCGCTGGACGCCGCCGAGCTCATCGTCTGCGAGGTCATCACCCCGGCGGGGAACTGGTCCTCCTACCCGCCGCACAAGCATGACCAGAGCGTTCCGGGGCACGAGTCGCGGCTCGAGGAGATCTACTACTTCGAGGCCGCGCGCACCCGCGGAGCAGATGCTGCCGGATCCGGCGGGACGGATGCCGCGGATGCCGCGTTCGGCATGTTCTCGACGTACTCGTCGCCGGCGGGCGAGATCGATATCAATGCGATGGTGCGCACCGGCGACATCGCGCTCGTGCCGTTCGGCTATCACGGCCCTGCCGTCGCCGCCCCTGGATACGACCTCTACTACCTCAACGTGATGGCCGGCCCCGATCCGGAGCGCCTCTGGCGCATCAGCGATGATCCCGCGCACGCGTGGGTGCGCGAGGCCTGGAAGGATCAGGATGTGGACCGCAGGCTCCCCTACGAGGACGAAGGAGAACGACAGCGATGA